The sequence CCAGGAGGCTCCGATTTGGTGTGCGCAACCGTGCTGGTGCAGCTTGGGGTGGAGAGTTGAAGGCTCGTCGGCGAAGGCGTCGAGCTTGAGGGTGAGTGGAACTTGGCTGGGTAGGTGGGTCCAGGGGGTAGCGCTCTACTTGAGCTCGACGCCCTGCTCACCGTTACACGTAGTCTGGTTGAGATTTGCTTTTGGCCTAGCGGCTCGCTAGTAGGCCAGTGCAGAGAGGATGAGAGAAGCCAGTCTCTCAGCTCAGCCGCAGGCCCTCGATGCCCTGCCAGCCCAGATAGATCGCCAGGGCCACGCTCACCAGGCCCACCAGCAGGTCGCCCTTGGCGAACAGCCACTGCTTGCCCCGCTCCAGCAGGGGCAGCACGCGCTCTGGGCCGGCTAGCAGCAGGGCCAGCAGCGGCAGCAGCAGCAGGCTGGCGCTCACCAAGCTGAATGCCCCAGTGGCCAGCAGCTCCTGGCCGCGGCCGAGCCCCGCTGACAGCAGGCTGCTGGCGGACTTGGCAAACAGAAATAGATCGTCGGGGCTGGCCACCTGCAAGCCGGCACTGATGGCCAGCAGCAGCGGCAGGGGCAGGGCACAGAACTGATCGAGGCGGCGCGTCCAGCCCGGCGGCCCCGCACCCTCTTCATTTTTATTCAGCAGCTCCTTCGCCCCCAGCCCCAGCAGGGCGCCGGCGGCCAGCAGGTCGAGGCCGGTGAGGTGGACGCTGCCCTTGTCCATGCTCAGCAGCAGGCCGTGGCCCACCGTGAGCAGCAGGGTTACGGCCAGGGCGGCGGTGACCAGCCAGCCCGCCACAAACAGCCCGCCGCGCTGCAGGGGTTTGGGGCCGAGCAGCAGCAGCAGCAGCAGGCCGATGTGCAGCGGCGAAAAGCCGATCGCCAATCCAAAAGCTGCTAGCTCGCTGAGCAGGTTGGTACTCATGGTGCGGTCCTTATCGGGGCATTCCAGCGCACGATCGTGCGCCGTTCCCGCTCGTGGCCGAGCACCGACAGCGTGGCCGTATTCAGGTTGAACAGGGCCCCGCCTGCAGCACCCAGCCCCAGCCAGCTGCCCGCCAAGCTGCGCAAAATATGGCCGTGGGCTACCAGGGCAACGGCGCCCAGCTCGGCCTGGGAGGCCACCAGGGATTCGGCTAGGGCGATCACCCGCCGGCAGCGCTGCTCCACTTCCAGGCAGCTTTCACCGTCTGGGCAGCCGTGGCTCCATAAGGTCCAGTCGGGCACCTGGGCGCGGATCTCGGCGGTGCTGATGCCCTCGTAGCGGCCGTAGTCCCACTCCTGCAGGTCGGGGCAGATCTGGGCGCCCTCCCCCAGGCCCGCCAGCTCGGCGGTGCGCCGGGCCCGTTGCAGCGGACTCACCAGCACCGCCGCAAAGCGCTGGCTTGCCAGCCCTGGCGCTAAGGCCCGGGCCTGCGCCTCGCCCTCCGGCAGCAGGGGCAGGTCGGTGCGGCCGGTGTGGCGCCCGTCGCGGGCCCAGCTGGTCATCCCATGGCGCAGCAGCCACAGTTCGAGCTGGGGAGGCGTGCTGAATGTTTCGGGCAGCTTGCCCAGCAGCTGAGTCATTTCAGCGACGGACTTCAAACCAGTCGGTGCCGGCGGCGGCCACCTGGCTGCTAGCCACGCTGTTCACCACCGCATCAGCCGGGCCCTTCTCGCACCACAGCCGCAGCTCGGTGAGCTCCTGCGGGCAGCCCTCAGCTTCTATCTCCACCGAACCATCGGAGCAGTTGCGCACCCAGCCGCTCAAGCCAAGATCCTGGGCTCGCAGTTTGCAGGCGGCCCGGTAGCCCACCCCATGCACCTGGCCGCGCACGATCAAACGCCAGCGTTCTTGCTGGATCTGGGGCCGGGGTTCGTGGGGCTGCACGAAGCGGCGCTCGTCGGCAGCGGCGCGGCGCGCGCGGCTGCGGCTGCCAGGCGTGAGGGAATCACCGGGCATCCAGCCCAGTGGAGGTGCAGCCAGCTGGCGTGCACGTTCGGCGCTGTCCATCCTTCGCTCCGGGTTGCGGTCCCCCAGCCGTCAAGCTGCCACAGCCCACCGCCGGCTGCCACAGAGTTGTCGCAGTTGGATAGGGGCTCCAGTTGCCAGCGGTGAAATTCATGGCCGCAAAAGCTCTCGCCCGGCTGCACCAGCAAGCCATTGGCCGTGGCGGTAGCCGTGCGATAGCCCAGGCTCAGGGCGCCTTTGCGGGCCTGGAAGGGCAGCACGCCCGCCATTGGCTGCAGCTGCCCCTCGCTATCGGCCAGCTGCTCGCCCAGCAGCAGCAGGCCGCCGCATTCGGCCACCAGCGGCAGCCCAGCCGCCGCTGCCCGGGCCAGGTCGCCCAGGCTGCGCCGGCTTGCCGCCAGCTGGGCCGTGTGCAGCTCCGGGTAGCCCCCCGGCAGCAGCACCGCCCGGCAGCCCTCGGGTAGGGGCTCATCGGCCAAGGGGCTCCAGGCCAGCGGCTCCAGCCCCACCGCCTCGAGCAGCTCGCCGGCCTCCGGATAGCGGAAATGGAAGGCCGCATCGCTGGCGATCGCCACCGGCAGGGGCTGGGAGCTCGGTTGCGGGTTGGAGCTCTGCCGCAGGCGCTGGGGGCTCTGGCGCAGGCACCAGCTGATCGGATTTTCGGCCCCTGGCTCGGCTGCTGGTGGGGCCAGGAGGGGCAGCAGCTGCTCCAGGTCTAGGTGGCGGGCGGCCAGCTCGGCCCACTGCTCCTGGCGCTGCTCAAGGTCTTGCAGCTCCCCAGGCGGCAGCAGACCCAAGTGACGGGAGGGCAGCTCCAGGCTGGGGTGGTGCGGCAGAACCCCCAGCAGCGGCACCTCGATGCTGGCCAGCGCTTCTGCCAGCAGGGCGTGGTGGCGCTCGCTGCCCACCCGGTTGAGCACCACCCCGGCCAGCTGCACCACTGGTGGGCCATGGTCGCGGAAGCCCCGCACCAGCGCCGCCAGGGAGCCCGCCTGCCGCGACGCTTCCACCACAAACACCACCGGCAGGCCGAGCTGGGCCGCCACCGCTGCCGAGCTGCCCTCACTGCTGGGGCCGCGGCCATCGAACAGGCCCATCACCCCTTCCACCAGCGCCAAGTCGGCCCGGCTGCCGTGCCAGGTGAAGCAGCGCTCCAGCCACTCGGGCCCGCACAGCAGCGGATCGAGGTTGCGGCAGGTGTGGCCGCTCACCCGGCTGAGCAGCTGGGGATCGAGGTAGTCGGGCCCCACCTTGAAGGGCTGCAAACCCAGGCTCTGCGACCGGGCCCAGGCCGCCAGGCACAGCGACAGCAGGGTCTTGCCGCTACCGCTGCTGGGCGCGGCGATCAGACAGGCCATCTAGGGCAGCAGTTTGGCCGCGAGGGGGGCGGCGGCGGCCAGCAGGGGGTTGGTGGAGTCATGGCCGCCGGAGAGCAGGCGGGCCATCTCCATCTCCTCGCTCTCATTGGGCAGGGGCACCACCTCCTCAGCCAGTTCCATGCTGGCCATGCCGCCCGATTCGAGCCGCATGCAGCCGCCCGATTCGGAGCAGAGGATCACGCATAGCGGTGAGCCCTGGCTGCTTTGGCAGATCAGCCGCAGCCCCACCATGGCGCCGGGGTGGGTTTTGGGTACGCCCACTGGCACTGGCATCTGGCGGAAGCGCACGGTCTGGCCGTCGGTGCGCTCGAATTCAGCGCCGATGCCATCGCCCACCCCATCGCCATCCACCGCATAGGTCGAGATCAGGTGCCAGCCCAGTCGGTCGGCTAGCCAGGCCGCCAACAGCAAACCCTTCACCGGGTTGGATCCCTCCACGTCGAGGTCGAGCTGCACCACGTGGTTGAGGGCATCACGCCGCGAGGGCGGATCAAACACCATCGCCAGCGATTCGCGCCAGCTGCGCAGCCGCAGCCAGTTGAGGTCGTTGATCGGTTGGCCCGCATCGATCCGATCCACCAGTAGGTCGAGGCAGCGGCGTGGATCCCCCAGCGACGAATCCACCACCAGGCGCCGGGTGCCGGTGGCTAGAGCCGCCATCACCTCAGGGGCCTCGTCGAGGCTGCTGTTCCACCACACCCAGCAGGGCAGGTCTGGGGCGATCAGGGGTTGGACCAGATCGAGGTTCTGGCGCAGGGCACCGGTGCCGCCCCTGAGCACCACCACGTCGCCGCAGGCGGAGCTGCCAGCGCCCTCCTCCGGCAGGGGGCAGTAGGCGGCCACCAGGGTTTCTAAGGGCTGGCCGCCGTCGAGGGTGGGGGCCAGGGTGATCAGCCGCCGGGGCATGTGGGCGCTGATCGCCCCTTCCACAAACTGACCGCGCTGGTCTTCGGCGTGGTGATTGCCTCCCAGCTGGCCGAGCGCCCAGGCCAGCTGGGGATCCATCGGTGCCGTGCTCAGGGGCAAGCCACAGCTCACCGCCGCGGCGCGGGCCGCCTCCAGCACCGTTTCATTGAGCAGGCCGGTGATTGGTCCATCGAGCCGGCCGCAACGCACCAGCTGCTGCTCCAGCCAGGAGCCCTCCCACACCACCAGGGTGAAGGTGGCGGCGCCGGGGGAGCTGCCCAATTCCTGATTCCAGAGGCGCTCCAGGTAGCCGGGCACCTGGTCGGGGGGGAGGGCGAGGGGGGCCTGGAGGGTGAGCTGGGTCGACATGGGGTCAGACTCGCGGTGGGTTCAGGGCAACAGAAATCAGGGGCGACGCCAGGCCAGGCCGTCTTCGGCCAGCAGGTTGTCGGCGGCGGCAGGACCCCAGGTGCGGGCCTCGTAGGGGTATACGGGCAGCTGGGAGGGGGCGTCCTCGATCAGTTCCAGCAGCGGTGTGTAGAGACGCCAGGCGGCCTCCACCTCGTCACTGCGGGTGTAGAGGGTGGGGTCGCCCAGCATGGCGTCAGCTAGCAGGCGCACGTAGCCCTCGTCGCTGGGTTCGCCGAAGCTGTCGTCGTAGGAGAAGGCCATGTCCACCGGCCGGCTGCGCATGCCGGAGCCGGGGGCCTTCACCTCAAATTTAAATTCAGCACCTTCATCGGGCTGGATGCGCAGGATCAGCTGGTTGGGGGTTGGGGCGCCGCCAGCGGCATCGAACAGGTGCACCGGGGCCTCCCGGAAGGTGAGCACCACCTCGGAGAGCCGCTTGGGTAGGCGCTTGCCGGTGCGCAGGTAGAAGGGCACGCCCTGCCAGCGCCAGTTGTTGATGAACAGCTTCATCGCCACGTAGGTCTCCGTGGTGCTTTCCGGGTTCACCCCCGGCTCATGGCGGTAGCCGGCGATTGGTCGGGTGCTGGATCCCCCTGGCCCGTATTGGCCCCGCACACAGCACTTCCAGGGCTCGTCTTCATTGGCTAGGCGGGCTGCCTGCAGCACCTTGGCCTTCTCGTTGCGCATCGACTCGGGATCGAAGCGTCCCGGTGCCTCCATCGTCGTCAGGGCCAGCATCTGGGTGAGGTGGTTCTGCACCATGTCGCGCAGGGCGCCCGAGCTTTCGTAGTAGCCGGCCCGCTCCTCCACGCCCACGGTTTCGGCCGCCGTGATCTGCACGCTGGAGATGTAGTTGCGGTTCCAGATCGGCTCGAAGATCGTGTTGGCGAAGCGCAGCACCAGGATGTTCTGAACCGTCTCCTTTCCCAGGTAGTGGTCGATCCGGAAGATCTGACTTTCCTGGGCGCTGGTCTGAACCACCCGGTTGAGTTCCTGGGCGCTGCCGTAGTCGCGGCCGAAGGGCTTCTCGATCACCACCCGGCTACGAGCCGGGTCGCTCAGCAGCCCGGCGGCGGCCAGGGAGCGGCAGCCACTGCCGTAAAAATTCGGCGACACCGACAGGTAGAAGGTGCGGTTGCCCCGGGTGGCCCGCAGCCGGTCGATGCCGTCTAGCCGCTGGCCCAGCCGCACCACCGAAGGGGGATCCTCCAGATCCACCGGCTCATAGAAAAGCCCGGCGGCAAATTGCTCCCAGGCCACCCGGTGCTCAGCCACCTCTTGGGCCATGGCCTCGGCCATCTTGCCGCGGAATTCCTCATCGCTCCAGGGGCGGCGGGCGCAGCCCAGCACCGCAAATTCACTGGGGAGGCGGCGCTGGCGAAACAGCTCAAACAGCGCCGGTACCAGCTTGCGGTGGGTGAGGTCGCCACTGGCCCCAAAAATCACCAGGCATTGGGGCGGGATAACCCGCTCTTGGCGGAGTCCTACCCGCAGTGGATTGGTGAGCACAGCGCCCATGAATGCCTGTCTGGTGCCCATGGTTTAACGGGCCTGGAGCCGTCGCCCACCGCTTGGCCCACTTTGTGATGGTTTCTGTGTGGGATTCGCCAAAAAAAAGCCCGCCTTGGGGGCGGGCAGAAGAAGCAAATTTGGCTCGAATTCAATAGGTTTCGACGTGCCAGCGGTCGGCTTTTTTGAGCTGGGGACGCAACTCGGCCCAGTTCAAACCCTTGGCGGTGGCGGCGGCGGTCATCGCCTCGTCGATGCCGGGCTCCATGCCCCGCAGACCGCACATGTAGACGTGGGTCTTGGGATTTTCGATCCAGGAGAAGATCTCTTCGGCGTTCTCGCTGACGCGGTCTTGGATGTACATGCGGCCGCCGTTGGCGTTTTGCTGCTCGCGGCTGATCGCCTTGGTGTAGCGGAAGTTTTCGGGAAACTCGCTGGCGTAGCGGTTGAAGTCGTCGTCGTAAAGGAGGTTGGGGGTGGTGGGCACGCCCATCAACAGCCAGGCCTTACCGCGGAAATGCCAGCCGTTTTTCTCCCGCTCGGAGGGCTCAAACATGCGGCGCAGGTAGGTGCGCATCGGCGCGATGCCGGTGCCGGTGGCCAGCATGATCACGTTGGCTTCCTCGTCTTCAGGAAGCAGCATCTCCTTGCCCACTGGGCCGGTGATCTTCACCTTGGCGCCGGGTTCGATGTCGCAGAGGAAGGTGGAGCAGACGCCGTTGATCGTCTCGCCGTCCTTCTCGTATTGCAGCTGGCGCACGCACAGAGACACCGTGTTGCCCTCCAGATTGTCGCCGTGGCGGGTGCTGGCGATTGAGTAGAGGCGCAGCTTGTTGGGCTTGCCGTTGGCATCGGTGCCGTCGGGGATGATGCCGATGCTCTGGCCTTCGACGTAGTGCAGCTGGGGGTCACCACCGGAGAGGTCGAAGGTGATGTGATTCACCCGGCCGATCGCCCCTTCCGCCAGCAGGCTGTAGTTGTCGGTCACCGTGCCGACGAACGGATCCTTCGGCTTGTAAAGGTTGACGGGAACGTCGGCGTGGGACACGGCAGCGGGTTTCGAAGGAGCGGCGTTTGCTTTGGGGGCGGGTGCTGGGCTGGCGCCAGCGTCCGTGAGAACGGCGCTGATGCGACCGCCTTTCTGAGCGATTGATTGCATCAGGCCCTGGAGTTGGCCGAATGGAACGGTGAAGCGGCGCTCAGCCTGACGCTGGCGTCCCACCCCGAAGGCTTCCACCACGACGGTGAACATCCGGTTGTCGGACTGGGTGGCGCGACCGGTGGAAACACGCATACAGACTCAGTCCCCTCAAAAGCGCGCTGATCATAGGGAACACGACCGCAGCGAATTCCCGGCAGACACAGCTAGGTTTGTGCCCCAGCACACTTACGCCGTGCGTCCTTGGCGCAGCTTCTTGCCCAATCAGGTCTGCCCGGCCAGCTGGCTGAGCCAGTTTTGCTGTCGAAGGGGCCTGCGGATGTGATCAATTCCGCCCAAACCTCCGTTTGCAGCCTCGACACCATCCAGCAGGAGATGGAGCGGCTTCCCCAGGGCACCAGGCGCCTGGCAGTGCAGTTGCGCCTACCGCTTGATCCCCGCTGGATCTGGTCCGTGCTTACCGATTACGCCAATCTCAACAGCTTTATTCCCAACCTGGCTTCCTCCCGCCAGCTGTGGCGCCGCGGCAATCGGGTGGGTTTGGAGCAGGTGGGCACCCAGCAGTTCTGCGGGCTGCGTTTCAGCGCCAAGGTGGAGCTGGAGCTTGAGGAGGATCTCGAGGCAGGCGAGCTGCGCTTTTGCATGTGCCGCGGAGATTTCCGCCGCTTTGAAGGCTGTTGGCAGATCGGCCGCACTGGTGAAACCACCCATCTGCTCTACGAGCTCACGGTGCAGGGCCGGCCCGGCATGCCGATTGGCTTAATTGAGCAGCGTCTGCGCGAAGACCTGGCCAACAACCTGCGGGGAGTGCAGCGAGAGGCCGAACGCCGCGCTGCCCAATCCTGAATTAACAGGAGTTGAATTCCCGATTCAGCAGGAGTTGAAGTCCTGTTTAGTGGGAGTTGAAATAACAAACCCTTCTCTTTTGCCCATTGGGCATTAAAGGAGTTGGATTTATGTATACCCCCAAGGGGATTCGAACCCCTGTCGCCTCCGTGAAAGGGAGGTGTCCTAGGCCTCTAGACGATGGGGGCGAGGCCACAACGCTGTAAGGCGTTGATGTATTGGAAGCTACGGGGCAGGGGGACCCTTCGTCAAGGCGAGCAGCGCTTCAGGGCCTGTTATCAGTGGGGGCGACGCGACGATCAGGGCCCCTTGGCGTCAGTGCGGGTTGGACCTGGCCGCTCCAGACCGGCACGCTGACGTGGAAGCAAGCACCCTCGCCGGGCTCCGACACCACCCAGATGCGCCCCCCGTGCACCTCGGCGATGCGGCGGCACACCGATAGGCCCACGCCGTAGCCAGAGGTGGTGCCGGAGGTTTGGGGCAGGCGCACCCGATCCAGAAAAATCCGTTGCTGCTCCGCTTTGGGGATACCCGGCCCGGTGTCGCAAACGCTCACCTGCACCCACTGGTCGGTGCGGTGCAGCAGGGTCAGGTGCACCTGGCCCCGGTCCGGGGTGAACTTCAGGGCGTTTTCCAGCAGGT is a genomic window of Cyanobium sp. Tous-M-B4 containing:
- a CDS encoding SRPBCC family protein; the encoded protein is MERLPQGTRRLAVQLRLPLDPRWIWSVLTDYANLNSFIPNLASSRQLWRRGNRVGLEQVGTQQFCGLRFSAKVELELEEDLEAGELRFCMCRGDFRRFEGCWQIGRTGETTHLLYELTVQGRPGMPIGLIEQRLREDLANNLRGVQREAERRAAQS
- a CDS encoding FAD-binding oxidoreductase; the encoded protein is MRVSTGRATQSDNRMFTVVVEAFGVGRQRQAERRFTVPFGQLQGLMQSIAQKGGRISAVLTDAGASPAPAPKANAAPSKPAAVSHADVPVNLYKPKDPFVGTVTDNYSLLAEGAIGRVNHITFDLSGGDPQLHYVEGQSIGIIPDGTDANGKPNKLRLYSIASTRHGDNLEGNTVSLCVRQLQYEKDGETINGVCSTFLCDIEPGAKVKITGPVGKEMLLPEDEEANVIMLATGTGIAPMRTYLRRMFEPSEREKNGWHFRGKAWLLMGVPTTPNLLYDDDFNRYASEFPENFRYTKAISREQQNANGGRMYIQDRVSENAEEIFSWIENPKTHVYMCGLRGMEPGIDEAMTAAATAKGLNWAELRPQLKKADRWHVETY
- a CDS encoding acylphosphatase, with the protein product MIVRGQVHGVGYRAACKLRAQDLGLSGWVRNCSDGSVEIEAEGCPQELTELRLWCEKGPADAVVNSVASSQVAAAGTDWFEVRR
- a CDS encoding GAP family protein, which produces MSTNLLSELAAFGLAIGFSPLHIGLLLLLLLGPKPLQRGGLFVAGWLVTAALAVTLLLTVGHGLLLSMDKGSVHLTGLDLLAAGALLGLGAKELLNKNEEGAGPPGWTRRLDQFCALPLPLLLAISAGLQVASPDDLFLFAKSASSLLSAGLGRGQELLATGAFSLVSASLLLLPLLALLLAGPERVLPLLERGKQWLFAKGDLLVGLVSVALAIYLGWQGIEGLRLS
- a CDS encoding cobyrinate a,c-diamide synthase, which codes for MACLIAAPSSGSGKTLLSLCLAAWARSQSLGLQPFKVGPDYLDPQLLSRVSGHTCRNLDPLLCGPEWLERCFTWHGSRADLALVEGVMGLFDGRGPSSEGSSAAVAAQLGLPVVFVVEASRQAGSLAALVRGFRDHGPPVVQLAGVVLNRVGSERHHALLAEALASIEVPLLGVLPHHPSLELPSRHLGLLPPGELQDLEQRQEQWAELAARHLDLEQLLPLLAPPAAEPGAENPISWCLRQSPQRLRQSSNPQPSSQPLPVAIASDAAFHFRYPEAGELLEAVGLEPLAWSPLADEPLPEGCRAVLLPGGYPELHTAQLAASRRSLGDLARAAAAGLPLVAECGGLLLLGEQLADSEGQLQPMAGVLPFQARKGALSLGYRTATATANGLLVQPGESFCGHEFHRWQLEPLSNCDNSVAAGGGLWQLDGWGTATRSEGWTAPNVHASWLHLHWAGCPVIPSRLAAAAARAAPLPTSAASCSPTNPGPRSSKNAGV
- a CDS encoding histidine phosphatase family protein, translating into MTQLLGKLPETFSTPPQLELWLLRHGMTSWARDGRHTGRTDLPLLPEGEAQARALAPGLASQRFAAVLVSPLQRARRTAELAGLGEGAQICPDLQEWDYGRYEGISTAEIRAQVPDWTLWSHGCPDGESCLEVEQRCRRVIALAESLVASQAELGAVALVAHGHILRSLAGSWLGLGAAGGALFNLNTATLSVLGHERERRTIVRWNAPIRTAP
- the zwf gene encoding glucose-6-phosphate dehydrogenase gives rise to the protein MGAVLTNPLRVGLRQERVIPPQCLVIFGASGDLTHRKLVPALFELFRQRRLPSEFAVLGCARRPWSDEEFRGKMAEAMAQEVAEHRVAWEQFAAGLFYEPVDLEDPPSVVRLGQRLDGIDRLRATRGNRTFYLSVSPNFYGSGCRSLAAAGLLSDPARSRVVIEKPFGRDYGSAQELNRVVQTSAQESQIFRIDHYLGKETVQNILVLRFANTIFEPIWNRNYISSVQITAAETVGVEERAGYYESSGALRDMVQNHLTQMLALTTMEAPGRFDPESMRNEKAKVLQAARLANEDEPWKCCVRGQYGPGGSSTRPIAGYRHEPGVNPESTTETYVAMKLFINNWRWQGVPFYLRTGKRLPKRLSEVVLTFREAPVHLFDAAGGAPTPNQLILRIQPDEGAEFKFEVKAPGSGMRSRPVDMAFSYDDSFGEPSDEGYVRLLADAMLGDPTLYTRSDEVEAAWRLYTPLLELIEDAPSQLPVYPYEARTWGPAAADNLLAEDGLAWRRP
- a CDS encoding glucose-6-phosphate dehydrogenase assembly protein OpcA, whose translation is MSTQLTLQAPLALPPDQVPGYLERLWNQELGSSPGAATFTLVVWEGSWLEQQLVRCGRLDGPITGLLNETVLEAARAAAVSCGLPLSTAPMDPQLAWALGQLGGNHHAEDQRGQFVEGAISAHMPRRLITLAPTLDGGQPLETLVAAYCPLPEEGAGSSACGDVVVLRGGTGALRQNLDLVQPLIAPDLPCWVWWNSSLDEAPEVMAALATGTRRLVVDSSLGDPRRCLDLLVDRIDAGQPINDLNWLRLRSWRESLAMVFDPPSRRDALNHVVQLDLDVEGSNPVKGLLLAAWLADRLGWHLISTYAVDGDGVGDGIGAEFERTDGQTVRFRQMPVPVGVPKTHPGAMVGLRLICQSSQGSPLCVILCSESGGCMRLESGGMASMELAEEVVPLPNESEEMEMARLLSGGHDSTNPLLAAAAPLAAKLLP